A section of the Pimelobacter simplex genome encodes:
- a CDS encoding DnaB-like helicase N-terminal domain-containing protein, whose protein sequence is MSADGTPPRHHLHAVDHPTRDDEPPFDPDYDKPFDDRRPVASRDAERAVLGALLLEPNRIPELRDELTAADFYWPEHATVWHAVHDLADTGRTVDAVLVADHLIRTGDIQRIGGATYLHDLMQACAIPANAGHYATIVRDTARLRGVATIGQRFLQLARTGDPSSVTMQVETAYEELEQIVTRWGPATHNGTGLIDLSWVNGGSPPVVAPPTVCRRVDGAALFYAGKVNGIFGDPECGKTWLAQAAIVEALNAGDTAAMVDVDHNGPNHTAARLLLLGARLEHIADPTRFRYYQPEDGPELRAAIDDVVRHAPDVVLIDSIGEAIPMLGANTNDGDEISGVMRLLCTRPADAGSCVITIDHLPKSTEARTSGYAIGSIAKKRMIRGTYLRAEARTQPAPGQIGRITLRIEKDTAGELRKASGGGYAGTLTLDSTRSETHGITSWSIAREEAPKNDDGTFRPTKLMEAISRYVEDNDQCTQRDIENDVAGKGTYLRHALKLLVTEGFISTLPGARNSRLHHSIALYREAEDDHVA, encoded by the coding sequence GTGAGCGCCGACGGAACCCCACCCCGTCACCACCTCCACGCCGTCGACCACCCCACCAGGGACGACGAGCCGCCCTTCGACCCTGACTACGACAAGCCGTTCGACGACCGACGACCCGTCGCGTCCCGCGACGCCGAACGCGCCGTGCTCGGAGCCCTCCTCCTCGAACCCAACCGCATCCCCGAACTCCGCGACGAGCTCACCGCCGCCGACTTCTACTGGCCCGAACACGCCACCGTCTGGCACGCCGTCCACGACCTCGCCGACACCGGCCGCACCGTCGACGCCGTCCTCGTCGCCGACCACCTCATCCGCACCGGCGACATCCAACGCATCGGCGGCGCCACCTACCTCCACGACCTCATGCAGGCCTGCGCCATCCCCGCGAACGCCGGCCACTACGCCACCATCGTCCGCGACACCGCCCGCCTCCGCGGCGTCGCGACCATCGGCCAACGCTTCCTCCAGCTCGCCCGCACCGGCGACCCCTCCAGCGTCACCATGCAGGTCGAGACCGCCTACGAAGAGCTCGAGCAGATCGTCACCCGCTGGGGCCCCGCCACCCACAACGGCACCGGCCTCATCGACCTCTCCTGGGTCAACGGCGGCTCCCCGCCCGTCGTCGCCCCGCCCACCGTCTGCCGCCGCGTCGACGGCGCCGCCCTCTTCTATGCCGGCAAGGTCAACGGCATCTTCGGCGACCCCGAGTGCGGCAAGACCTGGCTCGCCCAAGCCGCCATCGTCGAAGCCCTCAACGCCGGCGACACCGCCGCCATGGTCGACGTCGACCACAACGGCCCCAACCACACCGCCGCCCGACTCCTCCTCCTCGGCGCCCGCCTCGAGCACATCGCCGACCCCACCCGCTTCCGCTACTACCAGCCCGAAGACGGCCCCGAGCTCCGCGCCGCCATCGACGACGTCGTCCGCCACGCCCCCGACGTCGTCCTCATCGACTCCATCGGCGAGGCCATCCCGATGCTCGGCGCCAACACCAACGACGGCGACGAGATCTCCGGCGTCATGCGGCTCCTCTGCACCCGACCAGCCGACGCGGGCTCCTGCGTCATCACCATCGACCACCTCCCCAAGTCGACCGAGGCCCGCACCAGCGGCTACGCCATCGGGTCCATCGCGAAGAAGCGCATGATCCGCGGCACCTACCTCCGCGCCGAAGCCCGCACCCAGCCCGCCCCCGGCCAGATCGGCCGCATCACCCTCCGCATCGAGAAGGACACCGCCGGCGAACTCCGCAAGGCCTCCGGCGGCGGCTACGCCGGCACCCTCACCCTCGACTCCACCCGCTCCGAGACCCACGGCATCACGAGCTGGTCCATCGCCCGCGAGGAAGCCCCCAAGAACGACGACGGCACCTTCCGCCCCACCAAGCTCATGGAGGCCATCAGCCGCTACGTCGAAGACAACGACCAGTGCACCCAGCGCGACATCGAGAACGACGTCGCCGGCAAGGGCACCTACCTCCGCCACGCCCTCAAGCTCCTCGTCACCGAGGGCTTCATCTCCACCCTCCCCGGAGCCCGGAACTCCCGCCTCCACCACTCCATCGCCCTGTACCGAGAGGCCGAAGATGACCACGTCGCCTGA